From the Desulfovibrio sp. JY genome, one window contains:
- a CDS encoding hydrogenase iron-sulfur subunit, with amino-acid sequence MAEKIGVYIDEASVAPLLTAEELVAFVKEKCGGACPIVKSHKRLSSESGVAMIKADVDAGEIDAVLLCGTSPRVDWDVFNFGDKVLVERVNLREFVVLSYKNPDGSAPVPGQPIPEELTSIVHDYLRMGVVKLQKMNRPHPELPETTKTILVLGGGFAGLNAALSAAAAGAEVVLIEKEGKLGGKAAGLYKTFPMNYPYLEASDTGIETLIAKVNGSPKISVRLSTTLKELAGAPAMYTATLTSGGKEETLPIGAVVLAAGWSPMDGDALAPFGYGKLPNVVTSAEFEAMVKAGEIKRPSDGKAPSSVAFIVDVKKLLDDAMAPAAPVADAPAEEAKPAAKKEGEAEEAVSLFEPIKTPKHLIYASELTSLVALKQANYVREKLPDAVAMIVYDSMMVPGINERYYRAAQDNPGIMLTKGTVTGVTAEGSSLVIAAKDTLLGGEITLGADLVVLPTGMVPATALDPTINLVYRQGPAFPDLDLFDGFADSNYICFPYETRRTGIYAAGCVRQPMTMAQAKEDAAGAALKALQCIESAGHGVAVHPRSGDLSYPVFNFVRCTQCKRCTEECPFGALDDDEKGTPKPNPTRCRRCGTCMGACPERVISFDNYNIDMIGSMIRECEIPPKIEEGGPRVLILACENDAYPALDMAAMRGKKWSPYVRIIPVRCLGSVNAIWVADAMSKGVDGVMMLGCKYGDDYQCHFVKGSEICNRRKENIAESLKRLGVEPERVEQYQVAIDEYDKIPDMIDQFMHMVLKIGPNPFKGY; translated from the coding sequence ATGGCCGAAAAAATCGGTGTTTATATCGACGAAGCTAGCGTCGCCCCGCTTCTTACAGCCGAGGAGTTGGTCGCGTTTGTCAAGGAAAAGTGCGGCGGGGCCTGCCCCATCGTCAAATCCCACAAGCGGTTGTCGAGCGAAAGCGGCGTGGCCATGATCAAGGCCGACGTCGACGCCGGCGAGATCGACGCGGTGCTTCTGTGCGGCACCTCGCCCCGCGTGGACTGGGACGTGTTCAACTTCGGGGACAAGGTCCTCGTCGAACGCGTCAACCTGCGCGAATTCGTGGTGCTGTCCTACAAGAACCCCGACGGTTCCGCTCCGGTTCCCGGACAGCCCATCCCGGAAGAGCTCACCTCCATCGTCCATGACTACCTGCGCATGGGCGTGGTGAAGCTCCAGAAGATGAACCGGCCCCATCCGGAACTGCCCGAGACCACCAAGACCATCCTGGTGCTCGGCGGCGGTTTCGCGGGCCTCAACGCCGCCCTGTCCGCCGCCGCCGCCGGCGCGGAAGTGGTGTTGATCGAAAAGGAAGGCAAGCTCGGCGGCAAGGCGGCCGGGCTCTACAAGACCTTCCCCATGAACTACCCGTATCTCGAGGCCTCGGATACCGGCATCGAGACGCTTATCGCCAAGGTGAACGGCAGCCCGAAGATTTCGGTGCGCCTTTCCACCACGCTCAAGGAACTCGCCGGCGCGCCGGCCATGTACACGGCCACCCTTACTTCCGGCGGGAAGGAAGAAACCCTTCCCATCGGCGCCGTGGTCCTGGCCGCCGGCTGGTCGCCCATGGACGGCGACGCCCTGGCCCCCTTCGGCTACGGCAAGCTGCCAAACGTCGTGACCTCGGCCGAATTCGAGGCCATGGTCAAGGCCGGCGAGATCAAGCGGCCTTCCGACGGCAAGGCCCCGTCCTCAGTGGCTTTCATCGTTGACGTGAAAAAGCTGCTCGACGACGCCATGGCCCCCGCCGCCCCGGTCGCGGACGCCCCGGCCGAGGAAGCCAAGCCCGCTGCCAAGAAAGAGGGCGAGGCCGAGGAAGCCGTCTCGCTCTTCGAGCCGATCAAGACGCCCAAGCACCTCATCTACGCTTCCGAGCTGACGAGCCTCGTGGCGCTCAAGCAGGCCAACTACGTCCGGGAAAAGCTCCCCGACGCCGTGGCCATGATCGTCTACGACTCCATGATGGTCCCGGGCATCAACGAACGCTACTACCGCGCCGCCCAGGACAACCCCGGCATCATGCTCACCAAGGGCACGGTGACCGGCGTGACCGCGGAAGGCTCGAGCCTCGTGATCGCGGCCAAGGATACCCTCCTTGGCGGCGAGATCACCCTGGGCGCCGATCTGGTCGTCCTGCCCACGGGCATGGTGCCGGCCACGGCCCTCGATCCGACCATCAACCTGGTCTACCGGCAGGGCCCGGCCTTCCCGGACCTGGACCTCTTCGACGGGTTCGCGGATTCCAACTACATCTGCTTCCCGTACGAGACGCGGCGCACCGGCATCTATGCCGCCGGCTGCGTGCGCCAGCCCATGACCATGGCCCAGGCCAAGGAAGATGCGGCCGGCGCGGCGCTCAAGGCCCTCCAGTGCATCGAGTCCGCCGGACACGGCGTGGCCGTGCATCCCCGGTCGGGCGACCTGTCCTACCCGGTGTTCAACTTCGTGCGTTGCACCCAGTGCAAGCGCTGCACCGAGGAATGCCCGTTCGGCGCCCTGGACGACGACGAGAAAGGCACGCCGAAGCCCAATCCCACGCGCTGCCGCCGCTGCGGCACCTGCATGGGCGCCTGCCCCGAGCGCGTCATCTCCTTTGATAACTACAACATCGATATGATCGGCTCCATGATTCGCGAGTGCGAGATTCCGCCCAAGATCGAAGAGGGCGGCCCGCGCGTGCTGATCCTGGCCTGCGAGAACGACGCCTACCCGGCGCTCGATATGGCGGCCATGCGCGGCAAGAAATGGAGCCCCTATGTGCGCATCATTCCGGTGCGCTGCCTGGGTTCGGTCAATGCCATCTGGGTGGCCGATGCCATGAGCAAGGGCGTCGACGGCGTCATGATGCTCGGCTGCAAATACGGCGACGACTACCAGTGCCACTTCGTCAAGGGTTCCGAGATCTGCAACCGCCGCAAGGAGAACATCGCCGAGTCGCTCAAGCGCCTTGGCGTCGAGCCCGAGCGCGTCGAGCAGTATCAGGTGGCCATTGACGAATACGACAAGATCCCCGACATGATCGACCAGTTCATGCATATGGTCCTCAAGATCGGTCCGAACCCGTTCAAAGGCTATTAG
- a CDS encoding GNAT family N-acetyltransferase, whose protein sequence is MTVPADQLTMRFVRSMSETAQPEWDALAASLETPFFEWAWLKLLEDSGSASPAKGWYPNHLLAHSSGKLVGAIPLYLKWHSDGEFVFDQLWGEAASRLGLPYYPRLVGASPFTPATGLRFLMDPHCNQVRLSRRLFESIEQYCLGNGVQGAALLFTEPEFAASSEDFGFTAWRHQGYLWRNRQYGDFDDFLATLNTNRRKAIRHERRALAEAGIEVRVVSGAEIPDTFFPIMRELYDKTNAKFGPWGCRYLTPEFFEGLPAAFRHRLAFAAAFKAGRRDPVALALLAHKDDILFGRYWGAFEDIPFLHFELCYYAPIAWSIANGITRYDPGMGGAHKARRGFVSISSYSSHRFFDPRMDMIFRTHIDRVNQLEKHYIDELNELLPTKRQG, encoded by the coding sequence ATGACCGTTCCTGCCGACCAACTCACCATGCGCTTTGTCCGCTCCATGAGCGAGACCGCGCAGCCGGAATGGGACGCCCTGGCCGCATCCCTGGAAACGCCGTTTTTCGAGTGGGCCTGGCTCAAGCTTCTGGAGGATTCCGGCAGCGCTTCGCCGGCCAAGGGATGGTACCCCAACCATCTGCTCGCCCATTCCTCGGGCAAGCTCGTGGGGGCCATTCCGCTCTACCTCAAATGGCATTCCGACGGGGAATTCGTTTTCGACCAGCTGTGGGGCGAGGCGGCCAGCCGGCTCGGCCTGCCCTATTATCCGCGCCTGGTCGGCGCCAGCCCCTTCACCCCGGCCACGGGACTGCGGTTTCTGATGGACCCGCATTGCAACCAGGTGCGGTTGTCGCGGCGGCTTTTCGAGTCCATCGAGCAATACTGCCTGGGCAACGGCGTCCAGGGCGCGGCGTTGCTTTTCACCGAACCGGAGTTCGCCGCCTCGTCCGAGGACTTCGGCTTCACGGCCTGGCGGCATCAGGGCTATTTGTGGCGCAACCGGCAGTACGGCGACTTCGATGACTTCCTGGCCACGCTCAACACCAACCGGCGCAAGGCCATACGGCATGAACGCCGGGCTCTGGCCGAAGCGGGCATCGAGGTGCGGGTCGTTTCCGGCGCGGAGATCCCGGACACGTTTTTCCCCATCATGCGCGAGCTCTACGACAAGACCAACGCCAAGTTCGGTCCCTGGGGCTGCCGTTACCTGACCCCGGAATTTTTCGAGGGCCTGCCCGCCGCCTTCCGCCATCGCCTGGCTTTTGCCGCCGCCTTCAAGGCCGGACGGCGCGATCCGGTGGCCCTGGCCCTGCTGGCGCATAAGGACGACATCCTGTTCGGCCGCTATTGGGGCGCCTTCGAGGACATCCCGTTTCTCCATTTCGAGCTGTGCTACTACGCTCCCATCGCCTGGAGCATCGCCAACGGCATCACGCGCTACGACCCGGGCATGGGCGGCGCGCACAAGGCCCGGCGCGGCTTTGTCTCGATTTCGAGCTACAGCAGCCACCGCTTCTTCGACCCGCGCATGGACATGATTTTCCGCACCCATATCGACCGGGTCAACCAGCTGGAAAAGCACTACATCGACGAGCTCAACGAACTGTTGCCCACCAAGCGCCAGGGGTAA
- the aprA gene encoding adenylyl-sulfate reductase subunit alpha translates to MPTIPVKDEPKGVALAEPELIEKDVDILMVGGGMGCCGAAFEACRWADKIGGISIMLLDKAALERSGAVAQGLSAINTYMGENDPDDYVKMVRTDLMGLVREDLIFDVGRHVDDSVHLFEEWGLPCWTKDESGHNLDGAQSKAKGVSLRTGAKPVRSGRWQIMINGESYKCIVAEAAKNALGQDRYMERVFIVKLLLDAKEPNRIAGAVGFSTRENKVYVFKANAILVACGGAVNVYRPRSTGEGMGRAWYPVWNAGSTYTMCAQVGAEMTMMENRFVPARFKDGYGPVGAWFLLFKAKATNAKGEDYCATNKAMLKPYEDRGYAKGNIIPTCLRNHMMLREMREGRGPIYMDTKTALQNTFANLNAEQQKHLEAEAWEDFLDMCVGQANLWACQDIEPEKKGSEIMPTEPYLLGSHSGCCGIWVSGPDEAWVPDEYKIKADNGKVYNRMTSVNGLFTCADGVGASGHKFSSGSHAEGRIVGKQLVRWVVDHKGFKPSLNEKGADLAKEIYQPWETFKAGVGASTDPIVNPNYISPHNFMMRLVKCTDEYGGGCMTMYTTSKSLLNTGFQLLQYLEEDSKKLAARDLHELMRCWEQYHRLWTVRLHMTHIMFREETRYPGFYYRGDFLGLDDSKWKCFVNSKYDPATKETKVFKKAYYQIIPA, encoded by the coding sequence ATGCCGACGATTCCCGTGAAGGACGAGCCCAAAGGCGTTGCCCTCGCCGAGCCGGAACTGATTGAAAAAGACGTTGACATCCTGATGGTCGGCGGCGGCATGGGCTGCTGCGGCGCCGCCTTCGAAGCCTGCCGCTGGGCCGACAAGATTGGTGGCATCAGCATCATGCTGCTCGACAAGGCCGCCCTCGAGCGCTCCGGCGCCGTTGCCCAGGGCCTGTCCGCCATCAACACCTACATGGGTGAGAACGACCCCGACGACTACGTCAAGATGGTCCGCACCGACCTCATGGGCCTCGTGCGCGAAGACCTGATCTTCGACGTCGGCCGTCACGTCGACGACTCCGTCCACCTGTTCGAAGAGTGGGGCCTGCCCTGCTGGACCAAGGACGAAAGCGGCCACAACCTGGATGGCGCGCAGTCCAAGGCCAAGGGCGTGTCCCTGCGCACCGGCGCCAAGCCCGTCCGCTCCGGCCGCTGGCAGATCATGATCAACGGCGAGTCCTACAAGTGCATCGTGGCCGAGGCTGCCAAGAACGCCCTGGGCCAGGATCGCTACATGGAGCGCGTCTTCATCGTGAAGCTGCTCCTGGACGCCAAGGAGCCCAACCGCATCGCCGGTGCGGTCGGCTTCTCCACCCGCGAAAACAAAGTCTATGTCTTCAAGGCCAACGCCATCCTGGTGGCCTGCGGCGGCGCGGTCAACGTGTACCGTCCCCGCTCCACCGGTGAAGGCATGGGTCGCGCCTGGTACCCGGTCTGGAACGCTGGTTCCACCTACACCATGTGCGCCCAGGTCGGCGCCGAGATGACCATGATGGAAAACCGGTTCGTCCCCGCCCGTTTCAAGGACGGTTACGGCCCGGTCGGCGCCTGGTTCCTGCTCTTCAAGGCCAAAGCCACCAACGCCAAGGGCGAGGACTACTGCGCGACCAACAAGGCCATGCTGAAGCCCTACGAGGATCGCGGCTACGCCAAGGGCAACATCATCCCGACCTGCCTGCGTAACCACATGATGCTCCGTGAAATGCGCGAAGGCCGCGGTCCGATCTACATGGACACCAAGACCGCCCTGCAGAACACCTTCGCCAACCTGAACGCCGAGCAGCAGAAGCACCTCGAAGCCGAAGCCTGGGAAGACTTCCTCGACATGTGCGTCGGCCAGGCCAACCTGTGGGCCTGTCAGGACATCGAGCCCGAGAAGAAGGGTTCCGAGATCATGCCGACCGAGCCGTACCTGCTCGGTTCCCACTCCGGCTGCTGCGGCATCTGGGTCTCCGGCCCGGACGAAGCCTGGGTTCCGGACGAGTACAAGATCAAAGCCGACAACGGCAAGGTCTACAACCGCATGACCTCGGTCAACGGTCTGTTCACCTGCGCTGACGGCGTTGGCGCTTCCGGCCACAAGTTCTCCTCGGGCTCCCACGCCGAGGGCCGCATCGTCGGCAAGCAGCTTGTGCGTTGGGTCGTCGACCACAAGGGCTTCAAGCCCAGCCTGAACGAGAAGGGTGCCGATCTCGCCAAAGAGATCTACCAGCCCTGGGAGACCTTCAAGGCCGGCGTCGGCGCTTCCACCGACCCGATCGTCAACCCCAACTACATCAGCCCGCATAACTTCATGATGCGTCTGGTGAAGTGCACGGACGAGTACGGCGGAGGTTGCATGACCATGTACACCACCTCCAAGTCCCTGCTCAACACCGGCTTCCAGCTGCTGCAGTACCTCGAAGAGGACAGCAAGAAGCTGGCCGCCCGCGACCTGCACGAGCTGATGCGTTGCTGGGAACAGTACCACCGCCTGTGGACCGTTCGCCTGCACATGACCCACATCATGTTCCGCGAAGAGACCCGTTACCCGGGCTTCTACTACCGCGGCGACTTCCTGGGCCTGGACGACAGCAAATGGAAGTGCTTCGTCAATTCCAAGTACGATCCGGCCACCAAGGAAACCAAGGTCTTCAAGAAGGCCTACTATCAGATCATTCCCGCGTAG
- a CDS encoding cyclic nucleotide-binding domain-containing protein, with the protein MRALPLWDDFSQADLARLVTSGAVRQRLFGQGEVVLEQGNYEKTFFLLLSGRVRVLRDGREIAVLAEPGAVFGEMSFVLGKGRTATVMADAPTDCLVVDMGYVDFLESPEREDFLIRIFRRLAGVVAKRLGSANARKAELFTAIRERREKLKSHIAAERQAIATLRHELESLDTTDDEAVLRQLLDRRF; encoded by the coding sequence ATGCGGGCGTTGCCGCTGTGGGACGATTTTTCGCAGGCGGACCTCGCCCGGCTCGTGACGAGCGGCGCGGTGCGGCAACGCCTGTTCGGCCAGGGCGAGGTCGTGCTGGAGCAGGGCAACTATGAAAAGACCTTTTTCCTGCTCCTATCCGGCCGGGTGCGGGTGCTGCGGGACGGCCGGGAAATCGCGGTTCTTGCCGAGCCCGGCGCGGTCTTCGGGGAAATGAGCTTTGTGCTCGGCAAGGGGCGCACGGCCACGGTCATGGCCGATGCCCCGACCGACTGCCTGGTCGTGGATATGGGCTATGTGGATTTTCTGGAAAGCCCGGAGCGCGAGGATTTTCTCATCCGCATCTTCCGCCGTCTGGCCGGGGTGGTGGCCAAGCGCCTGGGATCGGCCAATGCCCGCAAGGCCGAACTTTTCACCGCCATCCGGGAGCGGCGCGAGAAGCTTAAATCCCATATCGCGGCCGAGCGGCAAGCCATCGCCACCCTGCGGCACGAACTCGAAAGCCTGGATACCACCGACGACGAGGCCGTCCTGCGCCAATTGCTCGATAGGCGGTTTTGA
- the qmoC gene encoding quinone-interacting membrane-bound oxidoreductase complex subunit QmoC → MSYAERIKPDLQFVKDLQAAGGDACKKCYQCATCSVACPLAPPENPFPRKEMVWAQWGLKDRFEGDIDIWLCHNCQTCSELCPRGARPGDLIAAIRNLTYRDLVEPKRIGTWMSSAKHLPKLIAIPAVLYLFIWLLSTGWSLPKGEIVYGKLFPGDFTIDPIFGLVALFVAFTFYKGVTKLWKSFDKTIPTTLHIGAPTKKPTIIESIKAVVLDEIATHVKWNECGNDNTERYKGHLSLFYGFVALAIVTGIVAVAHWGGKIVEFIAPIGHTPMPLWSPVKLLANVGALALLYGLTMLTRRRLATDPGKATSSYYDWYLLGVIWAVALTGIGSELFRLAGVAALAYPTYYLHLIAVFMLFAYLPWSKLGHLVYRTTALVYAHQAGRLPLKREEEKIFMV, encoded by the coding sequence ATGTCATACGCCGAGCGTATTAAACCCGATCTGCAGTTCGTCAAGGACCTGCAGGCGGCTGGTGGCGATGCTTGCAAGAAGTGCTACCAATGCGCCACCTGCAGCGTGGCCTGTCCTTTGGCCCCGCCCGAGAATCCCTTCCCCCGCAAGGAGATGGTCTGGGCCCAGTGGGGCCTCAAGGATCGTTTCGAGGGCGATATCGACATCTGGCTGTGTCACAACTGCCAGACCTGCTCCGAGCTGTGCCCCCGCGGGGCCCGGCCGGGCGATCTGATCGCCGCCATCCGCAACCTCACCTACCGGGATCTGGTCGAGCCCAAACGGATCGGCACCTGGATGAGTTCGGCCAAGCATCTGCCCAAGCTCATCGCCATCCCGGCCGTGCTCTACCTGTTCATCTGGCTCTTGAGCACCGGTTGGAGCCTGCCCAAAGGTGAAATCGTTTACGGCAAGCTCTTCCCCGGTGATTTCACCATCGACCCCATCTTCGGTCTGGTCGCCTTGTTCGTGGCCTTCACCTTCTACAAGGGCGTGACGAAGTTGTGGAAGAGTTTCGATAAAACTATCCCCACCACCCTGCATATCGGGGCGCCGACCAAAAAGCCGACCATCATCGAATCGATCAAGGCCGTCGTTTTGGACGAGATCGCCACCCACGTGAAGTGGAACGAGTGCGGTAACGATAACACCGAGCGGTACAAGGGACACCTGTCGTTGTTTTACGGCTTCGTGGCCCTGGCCATTGTCACGGGCATCGTGGCCGTGGCCCACTGGGGCGGCAAGATCGTGGAATTCATCGCGCCTATCGGGCATACGCCCATGCCGCTTTGGAGCCCGGTCAAGCTGCTGGCCAACGTCGGCGCCCTGGCGCTGCTCTACGGCCTGACCATGCTGACCCGTCGCCGGCTGGCGACCGATCCCGGCAAGGCCACCTCGTCGTACTACGACTGGTACCTGCTCGGCGTGATCTGGGCCGTGGCGCTGACCGGCATCGGCTCGGAACTGTTCCGTCTGGCCGGCGTGGCCGCCCTGGCCTACCCGACCTATTACCTGCATCTCATCGCGGTCTTCATGCTGTTTGCCTACCTGCCCTGGTCCAAGCTCGGGCACCTGGTCTACAGAACGACGGCATTGGTTTACGCCCATCAGGCTGGGCGGCTTCCCCTCAAACGTGAAGAAGAAAAGATTTTCATGGTCTAA
- a CDS encoding FAD-dependent oxidoreductase — protein sequence MGSNAILVVGGGFSGITAALEAAEVGHEVYIVEKNPFLGGRVMQLNKYFPKLCPPSCGLEIQFQRIKNNKNVKFFTLAEVTKVSGTAGDYEVTVSIKPRYVEPGSVNLSETVAKLSKDVKSDFEFGLGQRKALYMDVPFAFPNRYVLEKDRCTKEDLETLSGEDVVNLDDAPKEIVLKVGSIVYATGWKPYDVTRLTNLGAGEIANCVTNMQLERLAAPSGPTRGKIVRPSDGKAPRSVAFVQCAGSRDENHLNYCSYICCMASLKQAAYVRDAFPDARVTIYYIDLRTPGRYDNFAKRILADDRVNAVKGKVAAVAEDAGTGDVILTVEDAVSGIKSDNRFELVVLATGMQPSIAGERLPVDVPVDEMGFIVGGEEKGIFAAGCAATPLDVMKSAQSATGAAMKAIALVRGR from the coding sequence ATGGGAAGCAACGCGATACTGGTCGTCGGCGGCGGCTTCAGCGGCATTACCGCCGCGCTCGAAGCCGCGGAAGTCGGCCACGAAGTCTACATTGTCGAGAAAAATCCTTTTCTCGGCGGCCGGGTGATGCAGCTCAACAAGTATTTCCCCAAGCTGTGCCCCCCGTCCTGCGGCCTGGAGATTCAGTTCCAGCGCATTAAGAATAATAAGAACGTCAAATTCTTCACCCTGGCCGAAGTGACCAAGGTCTCCGGAACCGCCGGCGATTACGAAGTCACCGTGTCCATCAAGCCTCGCTACGTCGAGCCCGGCAGCGTCAATCTTTCCGAGACGGTGGCAAAGCTCTCCAAGGACGTCAAAAGCGACTTCGAATTCGGGCTTGGACAGCGCAAGGCCCTGTACATGGATGTCCCCTTCGCCTTCCCCAATCGCTACGTCCTGGAAAAGGATCGTTGCACCAAGGAAGATCTGGAGACCCTGTCCGGCGAAGATGTCGTCAATCTCGACGACGCCCCCAAGGAAATCGTGCTCAAGGTAGGCTCCATCGTCTACGCCACGGGTTGGAAGCCCTATGATGTGACCCGGCTCACCAACCTCGGCGCCGGCGAGATCGCCAACTGCGTCACCAACATGCAGCTTGAACGCCTGGCTGCCCCGAGCGGACCGACCCGCGGCAAGATCGTGCGCCCCTCGGACGGCAAGGCCCCGCGCTCCGTGGCCTTCGTGCAGTGCGCCGGTTCGCGCGACGAAAACCACCTCAACTACTGCTCCTACATTTGCTGCATGGCGTCGCTCAAGCAGGCGGCCTACGTGCGCGACGCCTTCCCCGACGCCCGCGTCACCATCTACTACATCGATCTGCGCACCCCGGGGCGTTACGACAACTTCGCCAAGCGCATCCTGGCCGATGACCGCGTGAACGCCGTCAAGGGCAAGGTTGCCGCCGTGGCCGAGGACGCCGGCACGGGCGACGTCATCCTCACCGTGGAAGACGCTGTCTCCGGCATCAAGTCCGACAACCGCTTCGAACTGGTGGTGCTGGCCACGGGCATGCAGCCGAGCATCGCCGGCGAGCGCCTGCCGGTGGACGTGCCCGTCGACGAGATGGGCTTTATCGTGGGTGGCGAGGAAAAGGGCATATTCGCCGCCGGATGCGCCGCCACGCCGCTTGACGTCATGAAGTCGGCCCAGTCCGCGACCGGCGCGGCCATGAAAGCAATTGCTCTGGTGAGAGGGAGGTAG
- a CDS encoding STAS domain-containing protein, giving the protein MDLIATQHGPVTLVAGLPKTFDYTVCPDFQRCLAPHIETVPKVLVIDLSGVEFLDSSAIGSLITVRNRLLPEGGSVALCSIADGVAKVLRITDLGKVFAIFDDADAALAALTV; this is encoded by the coding sequence ATGGATTTGATCGCTACCCAGCACGGCCCGGTCACGCTGGTGGCCGGACTGCCCAAAACCTTTGACTACACCGTGTGTCCCGATTTCCAGCGGTGTCTGGCCCCGCATATCGAGACCGTGCCCAAGGTTCTGGTCATCGACCTTTCCGGCGTGGAGTTTCTGGACTCCAGCGCCATCGGCTCCCTGATCACAGTGCGCAACCGGCTGCTGCCCGAAGGCGGCAGCGTGGCGCTATGCTCCATAGCCGACGGCGTGGCCAAGGTGCTGCGCATTACCGACCTTGGGAAGGTATTCGCCATTTTCGACGATGCCGATGCCGCGTTGGCCGCGCTGACCGTCTGA
- the ggt gene encoding gamma-glutamyltransferase → MALMLAPGALWAQTGKYSETPSRTVDPMTLRGMVTSPNYLATQAGLDILRAGGNAVDAAVAVASTLAVVYPQMCTLGGDNFWLIYNAKTGELRALNASGRSGEKATIEFYKSKGLAKIPARGFLAANTVPGVVSGWDAAYKYAKDSMGGNLLWSRLLQSAIGYARDGFPVSPSLARWEAINVDPKDKEFRDLQRFDVFAGLYLKPGGKAYATGEIMKLAPLAATLETIAKDGADAFYKGPIADRIVAYLQANGGLLTREDFAKHTADWVKPIHVPYRDLVAYNFPPNTQGMASLEILNIMNNFDVKKLGEGSADYYHLLVEATKQAFADRDRYLTDPNFSPIPLDYLLSAAHGKEQAARIDLKKAAKDVTPLDPKGDTVWIGVVDKDGNAVSLIQSIYHDFGSGIVAGDTGVLLQNRGSFFSLDPKHVNHLEPRKRTFHTLNPAMLLKDGKPYLVYGTMGGEGQPQTQAAIVTRVVDFGMMPQDAINAPRWLHGRTWGASSNDLKLESRMGEKVAEELRQRGHPVKVVDAYTDTMGHAGAILIDPKTGVRYGATDPRGDGSAAGY, encoded by the coding sequence ATGGCGCTGATGCTGGCGCCGGGGGCGCTCTGGGCCCAGACCGGCAAATACAGCGAAACTCCGTCGCGCACGGTCGACCCCATGACCTTGCGGGGCATGGTCACTTCGCCCAATTATCTGGCGACCCAGGCCGGGTTGGATATCCTGCGGGCCGGGGGCAACGCCGTCGACGCGGCCGTTGCCGTGGCCTCCACCCTGGCGGTGGTCTATCCCCAGATGTGCACCCTTGGCGGTGATAATTTCTGGCTGATCTACAATGCCAAGACGGGCGAGCTGCGGGCGCTCAACGCCAGCGGCCGCTCGGGGGAAAAGGCCACCATCGAGTTTTACAAATCCAAGGGCTTGGCCAAAATCCCCGCCCGTGGCTTCCTGGCGGCCAATACCGTGCCGGGCGTGGTCTCCGGCTGGGATGCCGCCTACAAGTACGCCAAGGACTCCATGGGCGGGAACCTGCTCTGGTCGCGGCTTCTCCAATCCGCCATCGGCTATGCCCGTGACGGCTTTCCCGTCAGCCCGAGCCTGGCCCGCTGGGAGGCGATCAACGTCGATCCCAAGGACAAGGAATTTCGCGACCTGCAGCGCTTCGACGTGTTCGCCGGCCTGTACCTGAAACCCGGGGGCAAGGCCTACGCCACCGGCGAGATCATGAAACTCGCCCCCCTGGCGGCGACTCTGGAAACCATTGCCAAGGATGGGGCGGACGCCTTTTACAAGGGGCCCATCGCGGACAGGATCGTGGCCTATCTGCAAGCCAACGGCGGACTGTTGACGCGTGAGGATTTCGCCAAACATACGGCGGATTGGGTCAAGCCGATCCATGTGCCGTACAGGGACCTCGTCGCCTACAATTTCCCGCCGAACACCCAGGGCATGGCTTCCCTCGAGATCCTCAACATCATGAACAACTTCGATGTGAAAAAGCTCGGGGAGGGCTCGGCCGACTACTACCATCTGCTCGTGGAGGCGACCAAGCAGGCTTTTGCCGACCGCGACCGCTACCTGACCGATCCGAACTTCTCGCCCATTCCCCTGGACTATCTGCTCTCCGCCGCGCACGGCAAGGAACAGGCCGCCCGCATCGACCTGAAGAAGGCGGCCAAGGACGTGACGCCGCTCGATCCCAAGGGCGACACCGTCTGGATCGGCGTGGTGGACAAGGACGGCAACGCCGTTTCGCTGATCCAGAGCATTTACCACGACTTCGGTTCGGGCATCGTGGCCGGCGACACGGGCGTGCTGCTGCAAAACCGGGGCAGCTTCTTCTCCCTCGACCCCAAGCACGTCAACCATCTCGAGCCGCGAAAGCGCACCTTCCATACGCTGAACCCGGCAATGCTTCTCAAGGACGGCAAGCCCTATCTCGTCTACGGCACCATGGGCGGCGAAGGCCAGCCGCAAACCCAGGCCGCCATCGTGACCCGGGTCGTGGATTTCGGCATGATGCCCCAGGACGCCATCAACGCTCCCCGCTGGCTGCATGGCCGCACCTGGGGCGCGTCGTCCAACGATCTGAAGCTGGAAAGCCGCATGGGCGAGAAGGTGGCGGAAGAGCTGCGCCAGCGCGGCCATCCGGTCAAGGTCGTGGACGCCTACACGGATACCATGGGCCATGCCGGCGCGATCCTGATCGATCCCAAGACCGGCGTTCGCTACGGTGCGACCGACCCCCGCGGCGACGGATCGGCTGCCGGATATTAG